The stretch of DNA CTTGTAATCTACTTACCTATAAACCCTCCGTAGCACCTAGTTCCTTTTGAACTGTAGCATTATATTTCCTTCAGCACTTGGCTCCTTTAATTTCCTTATACTTAAACTCAGTAATTAAACGTTCCTACTCTatccatttaattattttatctatatcGACATTTACCCCACACCGATTAACTTCGGATTTGTggtcttaattaattttatcccttgaatttcaattaaaaatatatatatatatagtcacttagcggttcggccgtcacttagcggttcggtcgtcacttagcggttcggcaaaagagaccgatagaataagtactgggcttacaaagaataagtcccggggtcgatttgctcgactgaaggcggtgctccagcatggccgcagtcaaatgactgaaacatgtaaaagagtaaaagagagttaatccaaacaagaaagcacaaaaaaacacatcaacgcgaggacgtggaacaaatatagtattattggacgctcaggaaagaaggaaagaaggagggtttaacgtttcgagcggagctcttcgtcggaaacataggagaaggaaagatccagagaagggaagacagaggaaaagaaatcgccaacggtacacacgtggtcacgattgtatgtatgtatgtatatatatatatatatatataaataatataatatatatatatattatatatataatatataatatataatgaaatattaaaataactaagtctctctaaaagagaacagcggcagcgttcccggaaaataatagttatcgccatactaatatggcatttataaataagaaaaaagctgtccgcttattagctccatgaggccatcgccttaagttagctatttgatacacaaactgtatccatataaccttcgaacaagggaggtcagtcgctccacactacttgaccggcagctacagacgcgtttcggagtattgccccttttcaatgcagcgtagccagccagtaggtgtcgcttccgacatctctgttcgatggttttatttacctagtttcggtggaatacatccacttgttttcaataatagaaaattaaaataactaagtctctctaaaagagaacagcggcagcgttcccggaaaataatagttatcgccatactaatatggcatcttataaaataagaaaaaagctgtccgcttattagcccatgaggccatcgccttaagttagctatttgataagcggacagcttttttcttatttttataagaatgcatattagtatggcgataactattattttcgaaggctgccgctgttctcttttagagagacttagttattttaatatttctattattgaaaacaagtggatgtattccaccgaaactaggtaaataaaaccatcgaacagagattgtcggaagcgacacctactggctggctacgctgcatgaaaaggggcaatactcgaaacgcgtctgtagctgccggtcaagtagtgggagcgactgacctcccttgttcgaaggttatatggatattggtatcaaatagctaacttaaggcgatggcctcatggagctaataagcggacagcttttttcttatttttataagaatgccatattgtatggcgatatatataatatatatatatatatatatatatatatatatatatataacatatgatacacacacacatatatacatatatatatatacatacttacacacatacatatttatgtatatattcatatatatatcaaactaaaatcattgaacaagcaaatacaaagtcaaccgcatgtcatttcataattcgaacatttaattatagaataaacatataacccgcaagttttaatgataagaatttttctcgcaccataccatactattattattacgtgctgtacatatgaattttgttccatcttgcgggttatatgtttattctataattaaatgttcgaattatgaaatgacatgcggttgactttgtatttgcttgttcaatgattttagtttgatatttttgtctcttccaatagagcacttctattgcagtcctattaaaccttttttgttcctgacaagaaacaattattgtatcgatattcatatatatatatacacacacacacacacacacacacatatatatatatatatatatatatatatatatatatatatatatatgtgtgtgtgtgtgtgtgtgtgtgtgtgtgtgtgtgtatgcatgtgtgtacatatatatgtatatagggaaacattcatatataaatgtacacactcatatgtatatatatgtgtgcatatgtatctacagAGAAGTCGAGAGAGAGTTAGAGGGAGTCAGAGAGAGCCCgagggaaagagaaacagagcGAGTGTGAATAAGCTTTTTTATTTGTGTGAACTTCCGTAAGTTATAATAGGGAAGAAACTAATTTTGTTGCTTCTGAtgttttaattgtttcttttataaaatttgcTATTATGCTAATAAATATGTCTTGAATACTAGTATTCATTTCGAGCTTTTGCATCAGCACCCAGAGATTTCACAAATGCTCAGTTATAAATATTGTGCTTATAGCCTAACTTCTGATGATACCCATGGCGATAAAATCGTTCTTCCACAGATGCCCGTCGTACGAAAGGTGAATCTCTAGTtcgtatatacacatccacatgcaCATTATTTATGAAGGGTTTTATACGGTTTCATGCAAATTAAAGTTTCATCGTAGGCTTCTGAGGCGAACCTTTGTATGAGACAAGTCCCGGATGTCTTCTATATGTGGAAGATTTTTGTCCAAGGTGACCAAACACGAAGGTTCCTAGCCACATattaatgcctatatatatatgtatgtgtgtgtgtatgtacatatttctatataaatgtaatgttatgtagataagtatgtgtgtctatgtaaatatacttgtgtgtgtgaatttatgttgtatgtgtgcgaaaatagatataaatatgtacatagaaatctgttcatacatataagtatgtacatataaatttgtatatatatgtacatatatatttgtatgtatttatgtatgtatgtatcttagtaagtacgtacgcatgtatgtatgtgtgtatgtatgtgtgtgtgtatgtatgtgtgcatgcatgtatgtatgtatgtatgtacatatgtatgtatgtatgtgtgcatgcatgttgttgagagagagatcaataaacACATCCATAACACCACAAATCCTTTGAAATCTGCCATAGTCAGAgcaatgtccaaaatgaaccaggaccacttgattcgagcatgtagaggatttagatctcatatagaagcagttgttgaagatgaagacagctttattgaacaacattatagaaaagaaagttTAGATTTATCCTCATATTAttttttgacaaatatatttattatttgttatatatttgcttcttttataaacataaatctgtccttaATTATCTTACGCAcactgaatataatatatatattatatatatatatatatatatatagtagtagtagtagtaacagaaagaaGGAATTTCGAGTATCCCCatgtggtgagttgtaatatatataagaaattaaaaaaggaaaatacgcacacttcacatagttttaatataagttttaatatatcgaccggtttcgcaatcgctattcatgatatgttTTACTtacttgaatatgtattttctaaggagaaattttgtccatgtaaTTTACGAGTGATTCACTCATAAATATCATCAACAACTGGCTCTCTTATTTGATGTACTTTGTTTTAACAGCACTAAGAGTTATCAAGAAACCAATTGATCCAGGGATATCAATTTTCCCGTTCTGCGGCTTTCTGTCGTTATAATGtgttaatttctttcaaatttaagCAAATTGTCATAAGAAAATTTACAGTCAGCAACCAGCATATAACATTTGTTGATTAATTAGATATATGAGGAATGTACACTTTGAAATATCGCTTGTGGaatctaatttctttttttacagaTAACACAAAACTTGCTGAGCGGAACGATGAACCACCTGGATACTATGAGTACCATGGATACACAACTGATTTCTATAATGCTTCGACATCTGGACATTCCGAACAACCTGGGTATCTACCATCAACAGCATATACACCACACTCCGaatatccaccaccaccagcatataCACCACAACCCGAAAATACACCACTATCCGAATATCCACCACAGTCCGGATGTCCACTACAAACGGGTTATCCACCACTACCTGGATACCCGTCAGAACCATCACCTGTCCTACaacaaccatcacaacaacaacaacagcaacaactacaaagacaacaacagcaagagtCTGATACTgtaagcaaatatttttttgtttcattttacgtCTTTATTATTCTTCAAGCATTTATCCTAAACAGAGATCTTATCTGTAGCAAGTTTTAGTCATCAAAAGGTGAATATTCTAGGAAATCCTCTTTAAGAGATTTTAGCCATTCATATCATTATATGGAGCAGAATAAATGATTTAGAACGATAATGGTAACAGTAGCAAAGGGAGTACCTGGCTtggaagatatatacacacgaatatatgcatgtgtgcgtgtgtgtttgtgtgcgtgtatgcacgtatgtgcgcttgtgtgcgtttatgtatgtgggcGCTCaggtgcatgcatacacgcatgtacgcttatgtctgtgtatgtgtgtgtgtatgtttgcatgtgagtATGAATGCATGAAGGGCTGTCTCAAATATTCCATCAGctaaattcaactcacaaaatatttgtcaactCAAAACTATGGTACAGCCTAGCTTCCTCTTCTGCAAGTTATGGTGCAGCAGGATCAAACCTGGAGACGTCTGCAGGGAATTTCTTAACTACAAAGTGATGTGTTCACATACAAACGTAACATCATTTCTTGTGGTCGTCTCACATCTTTCCCTCTCGTTCAGAACacctactacaaaatataatgattactaTGGTTTAGAAGGAAACGTGTATTCCGCTTGACCATGCTACCTTGTAAGAACCTGGAGATCACAGAAGAGATCTTATGTATTTCAAGGGCATTGAGTAGCCTTGAGTGTTGGACACTATCAAACGCTTTCCGTAGTTATCCATCTATATTCAGGTTCTCCTTGTTGTTTCGGCAATTCTCTACAAAATGAATTCCTCTTATAACCTTTTGTAGCGTGTGGAAGGATAGATTTCCGTTCCAAGTAATTGTATATTCTTTAGGCTAGTATGTATGTGATGATCTTGTAGGTGGTCTTCAGATATGTAATTGGGCTGCAGTTCTTTGGATTTTTCCTCTTGCAATTTCATCGAAAACTCATATATCCGCCCATAAAAATTCCATCCCTCTATTGCTACATTCCACTTTGGAGATCTATTGACATGGTTGGTCCTTCTCTGTGACGTCCTGATACCTAATTGAGCGGTAACAATTTTAGCAGTGAAATAAATACGGTTATTAAACATTGTTTGGGCAGTTCCTTTATTACTAAAAACTTGTCTAAGATTAACACTCTATATCATGATCATGTTGCTATTTTTAATGTTGCTTCTAAAAATTAGCATGTTCACAACGATGAATGGAGAGTTGCATGTAAAGGTAATTATTCAATTTACGTACTTACTTAGTGCGTTGTACCAAGTTACCTTGTGTTGAGATATCAcgcatttaaaaaagaaactacACTTTACGTAACGAAAATCCTTCCGAATTTTTCATTGCTGTATCACGATGTTTTCCTTCCATTGCACCGTCGTTGCTGGATTAAGTTTGCTTTGTGGAGAGATCTTCTTAGTGTTCGTCCAAGTTGtgctcctcatcatcataaacatcccTAGATAATTATATTAAC from Octopus sinensis linkage group LG2, ASM634580v1, whole genome shotgun sequence encodes:
- the LOC115222660 gene encoding serine/threonine-protein kinase atg1-like is translated as MQAYNTKLAERNDEPPGYYEYHGYTTDFYNASTSGHSEQPGYLPSTAYTPHSEYPPPPAYTPQPENTPLSEYPPQSGCPLQTGYPPLPGYPSEPSPVLQQPSQQQQQQQLQRQQQQESDTTEDQLKESVINIRRTIIATLFCCFPSGIVALVSAVKAYKMAKNGNLEGATRANNTAKQFIKLSHFAAFLAYILYVILILINFT